TAATATTCATGAGTGTCTGGCTTTTTCCACCCGTCTACCACTAATTAACTGTTTTTTCCAACTGAATTAGCAGAGGGGCAGAGAAATATTCAGGACACACCAATATGCGCTGGGGCTGTTCAATACAAAATTTTAGAGAAACTGTTGAGCCAATTAAAGAGAGTGACCAAGAACATTGAGGACAGATTTCCTATTAGCATGTACATgtcatatacactacttactgTAGCCTTACCACAgtgagaaagctaatacatatattactgctttattcataagCACAATACCTGTATATGATTATAAAAACACTAGTTAATATGTCTAAGCATAGACAAAACATTTTTCTCTATGTGATGATGTTATACCTTCGTGATAAGTGGTCACCCTTGCATGTAGAGATCCTATATTCAAGTCCCAGAAAAGACTTATATATGTTTTTTCCTCTcccatttaacccataataaatgtatatattataataaataatttataataatacaaggccttactatattgagaatagtgtttAATACTTAGAAACCTAAaacctattactggtttattcacagttataatatatgattataaagaaaccagcaatACAAATTAACTTTCtaaaaaacattattctcaatatgataaggataTAGAATTTTATTATGAGTTAAATAAGGgagaaaaaattatcaaaaaataaataaaaaatatgaaagtcGCTCCCACGATTTAAACATTTCTACATGCAAGACTGACCATTTACTACTAAGCTATCTCATTACCACATAGTGAAAATACATAACAATTGAGAAAAAAAAGCTGCTCTCACCTGCTCCTTCTCTGCTGTGAGCACCTGGATGAGGGCAACTTGAAGTCCAAACGAAAAGCAAAATCCAACTCAGTCTCGCAGAGAGACTGAGCTGAATTTTGCTTTTCGTTTGGACacatagtggaaaaaaaaaaaaattatacttagaaagctaatacagattactggtgtctttattaTCATATATTGTGTTAGTTactaaagcagtaatatgtatattatcTTTCTAAGCATATCTCAATGTGGTAAGGCTACAGTAAGCAATGTATATGATATGTTCATGCTTGTGAGTGCAACAATGTTAAAAGTGCATTATATTGCATGTTGTGTCgacatcagcatgctgatgtctagccctgtcaatcaaggggaggggggagtgtgcagagcactaggggtgttacaaagcagggCTCCAAGGATTTAGCACAGCCCCTGGTGCTCCAAcctactcatttgcatatgaataaaagcaCAGATATctcttcagctgtttagtatacagacaaaagaaatgtatcattttaatcagcatgatgaccctaccaggcagtgtgcctggtttaataggattgACTATGCTGACAGAGTATTTTTAAGTGAATGCGGCATTGCTGCAATAACCAGCTTCATGGGCTACACAATGGAAAAAGCTATGCAATTCCAGCATTGGAGCTACAAGGTAACACCTGGTCAGCAGAAGTGTGGAGGGTTGGACTCCCACTGACCTGATGTCGATGTCCTATTCTGagaataggctatcaatatcaaaatccttggCAACCTCTTTAATTCACAATTAAACTCAATCTCTACTATGCATTTCCTAGTTACCTAAAACAAGTTGGGGCCAGTAAGTTATCCTCTTCATTAATGGATAGGTGAGTACCAGCGTCAAAGAAGCAGCTCCTAAAGCAATACTAAAGAAAATGTTACaaagtaaatataaaaaagtgcaCCCCAAGTAGTGCTCGTCAGTGACTACAAGGTCATGCACTTAAAATTAGATGATTCATTAGTGTGTGACTCTGCTTATTGTGTCAGtctataaaaatacaaatgcTGTAAAATAACAAGAGAGTACTCATCTTTTCATCCCCTCACCAATTCACCACAAACACTACGGTGGCCCCCCCCTGATCAATCAGCGGCCACAGCAATCGCGTTCTGTACAACTGGAATCATGACAGCTATCACTGAGTGGTAATGCCAGTACATGACCACTGATTggctttatttcttattttttttattttagagcatttgttgcatgtttttttttttttactggttaaGCCCTTTAAAGAGATTACAAAAGGTGTGTATGCTTTTCCCCAGTAACAGCACCATTCTTGTATATCAGAAATATGCCAGGTAttacattcacttaaatggggctgacacataccagacacagcccatggacaaagTGGTGCTGTatctgtaagaaaaaaataactaataCAAACCCTGTAATAAGTACAGACAGCTACAATTAATTATTATTCTACACATAAATCCAGATGTCGCAAAAGCCTCCCCCatcgttctgtatacaatgctcaAAGAGTGCATGCATAGAGATCTGGAGGTGGCAATGCCGCTTCCTGCTCCAGTACCGGTGGTCATGTGATGGCTAGGGACTGGGTGTCTGTGAGAGCTGCTGCAGGGAGGTTATACAGCCCTATACAACCTCTCTGGGGACTGTTTtcaccctgtaactggggctaatatgtcagccacagttacagaagaaatcagCAATGAAAAAATGTAACATTAAATGCCCtccaaaggtcttgtatgaccttatgggggacacaaagtgtaaaatacaaaaataaagacaaaattaaaaaaagatgtaaaccaccaccaccacagcttcTACGCCTGCCACCAGGTGACTATAACCCATACATCCCACATATCAAAAAGACTGTTATGGAAAGGcaacatcatttaaaaaaaatactttggtTGTACATTGTGCcattaacaaaaaagtaaaaaatgtgaaaaacaatatttttcctttttataaaattttcttGCTATTAAACTAAAATTATTTACATAAGCGAACAGGAAAAAAAGATGGTTTTCCTAAACACATTTACTCAAAAAACAGAATAtgtgcctggtcaggaaggggggatAAATAGTCTTGAAGTGGTTAAGTGAAAAGCTCACCTGTAATTATTAAGGCACAGAAGCACGCCCAGTGCCAAACTAAGCTGTCCTCCCAGGAAAAGCAAAGACTGAAACTGGGTGATGTCTCCCGCAGCAAGTGGGCGATTAGCTGTTCTTGTCACCTTTCCAAAAAAAGATGGTGGATCGATGGTCAGAACTTAAACAGTGATGATCTCGCTAACATGCAATGATTGCTCATGTGCCAATTACTGCCGCTGGATTTATCTAGACTAATTTAGACACAAACCATTAGCAAGAGTTGAAATGGAATCAACACATGACATAGTTACATAGGTAATACAGCTGAAAAAAAGAtttaagtccatcaagttcaaccaagggataagaggaggtgaattttagaaaaaggggagtgagacccagatttctacacatttccataagcattaatgtcatttacctttaagaatttatctaagccctttttaaaaccgtccactgttcctgctgtgaccacgtcctggaGGTAGACTATCTACAGAATCACTGTTTttaaacgtttttattaactattaggccccttagggggctagaacccttgtctagggtgaataggactttacactgtccctgctgccctgtgctttgtgcacacagcagcagggagattactatGACAGCCATGGATGGCTTCAGTTGCTAacatttcactgctggggctccgatcggtagctgccactgccaccgccaccaatgaaaatactgagggggagggggggtcttttGGCCACTGcttcaccaatgaatataatcaaCATTATTATAGTACTGAGGAGGGTGAgctgtgcccactgtgccaccaatgccgGAACCTGGTCTCAATGACAGAGCACGGCGATCCGCCAAACCACGTCAATTAACCCCACAGGTGTGGCAACTGAGGGGTTATTTGATGGGGTTCCGAGCAATGGCCGTTCCCAATCAGAGGCTGGGTGCCCTCTGTGTGATACGGCCGGCACCCGCAGCGTACATTTGTATTTAAGGGTTAATTATatgcattggtggtgcagtggacacagcccctcctcctcagtattatctTCTCAGTGATGGCCAGCGGCAGCCACGTCACAGTGGGGAAGGTTGGAgggactctctccttctctgCTGTGCCGGTTTATGAGAACATGGTTCACTCTAAGGGCGGCGCGCATCATGTTCTCTAAAAGATACTAGGCTGCACTACTGCGGAAAATAGCAAAAAGTATCGATTTggtatcgaaagttcgatacccggtgcaaccctaccACACGACCTGCTGTCCAGAAGCCATGACCGAAGGGGCCTtcatgaacgacaggatcacgCGATGAATGAACATTTCGCTCATTCATGGGGTGATCAGCAGCACATTTACATGGCAAGATTGTCGGGAGCGACCTTTGCAGGAACggttgttcccaataatctgcttgATTCTCAGTCCGTGTAAATTCTAAGTAGTAGTAAATGCTATAAAATGCTGCACTCTTCTGTCCATTAGCCATGGCATGGGATATCACAAATATCTGGCTAAAAGCAATGTGGATATACTATATTACGGTactatatttttttgctataatACCTTTTTATCAAAGTCTTGATCCCACATATCATTAATAGTACATCCAGCACCACGCATTAGTACCGCACCAGTGCCAAATAGAGCAAGCATATAAAAGTCTGGAAGGCCTCCTGGCTGTGCTGCAAGGGCAATACTCCAAGTGCATGGCAGATATAACAACCACGTTCCTAAAAAGCACAcacaaaaaagaagaagaaaaattaAAGGACCTTATAAAAGGTGTATAGCGAGTACTAGATGTCTAAGAAAAGATATGAGAACAAGATGATGAGATTTCAAACAGACCTACAATCTTACACATCCATGAGAATAAGCTTAGTCCTCCAGATCCTTTTGGGGAAGAATGTATTAAAAATGGAAAAGAGGGACAACACCCACCCGCCCCCTGTGAGTGTAGGAGGTGCCGCTAGGAAACCTTATATCTGTACACACAATGTTTGGGTCATTTTTTGATGAATCCAGTCCTGGGAATAAGTCACAGCTTCCCTCTAAAGTACGTGCCCCTCATAGTGCCTTCCACAAGTGGCACCAAGACTGCTGCTTACAGACGGATGTGCCTCATAATCCAGCACACACTTACCTCCTGCATAGGGTGGCTTTCTCCCTTTGCCTGATGGTCACACATCAGACTGATTTTTTTCACATGAGCTTCATTGCAGAAAATCCCAAAAAGCAATACTGTGATTTTTGGCAGTACAGACAGAAGACGATTAGTACTATACACTGGAGGGGATGTGGTAGGTGACATGTTCTTCTTACCTATAGGTTTATCCAGCCTCATGAGCCTTAGATAAGGCTGAACATTCTTTGGCATAGCTTCTACCACTCCAGCTGCAGAAAACCTAGGCCTTGTCCACATACTAGGTGAGGTTCTTAGATGGGCACTTTGACACACAATGGGGCACACACATTTGGAAAGTAGGCTGGGTACATGGTTGGTGTAGTGCCATTTTGATCCCAGAAATGTCTTCTCATTGTAGTCATTTTTATGGAAATGGGTCATAGAAGAGGACATATTATGGGTACATGCTCTGTATACGGCTTCGCTGGCAGGCAGGCATGATCGGAGCATCTTCAGAGTCAAGGCCATCAGTTATCCTATGAAGTCAAAGGGCAAAGTTAATATCATGTTCGTCTGTTCTCTTTACTCTGTGCTCCATACAGTATCACAATGTATTCACCATTCCAGTTGCGACCTCTGCTCCACCATAACATCCTCCTCTCTACCACTCTAATATGTGATGAGTGGGGTTGAGCGaactttgtgtttcaagttcggcttacaaggtttgggttatctaagaaatcCGTTATGTATTCCGCTACcaaggaccataagttatggtccgcggtagcagaatccaaagttcgctcaacactagtgatgagggAATGGACTCCAACCAACAAGCTGTTGGGCCACAGCACATAGATAGCAACACAGTTTAGGGCTCCCTGTGTTCCAGGGTCATAAGTTGAAGAAAATGGTGCTGTCATTCCAGGTTGTCGAACTGGGAGGGGGTGAGGTATTGTCCTCATTAGGGACAATGATAAACTGGGGGCAGTAAGGCAGTAAATAGTGAAGGTGTTCACTGCTTAGGTAAGTAACGAGGAGCAGGATAAAAGAGGTGGTCTGGGAAGATTTCAGAATAACAATATCCCACCCACTCGACCCTGCTGTAGGTGGCATACAATTCTGGCCAAGACAGCCATGGAAGCCGGTCAAAGGGCCACCGGCTGCCTGGGAGTTTGGCATGCATGAAGGTAGGCATCCAAAGTAGGTGGACTTGGCCACAATAGGGAATGGCAAGTTGGGGACAGGTGGGACCCACCTCTGGGAGTGCAGGGCCACAGTGAGGTTGTCTCCTCTTAGTGCCTAGTCTACTCTACACCGCAAAATGTTCTGCCACAGAAATGTCATCTGGTGTTTTATTGCTCAGTGGTTGAAATGCAGTTGTCTAGCACAGGGGTCAGCAACTTCTAGACCTCCAGTttttgggaaactacaactcctagcatgctccattcacttctacagaagttctgaaaacagctgagcaattgtgcttgctgggagttgtagttttacagcatctGGTGTgcaggaggttgctgacccctggtctagAAGGTGCACTGTCGCATATTCTAGTGACGGTAATATGGCTGAATGCTAGTCAGTCTAATGGGCCGAGCTCACATCACCATAGAACCCATGGTACAACCTCAATTAGATGCCACATTATTGGATAGAACCTCACAGCACCTGTGACAAGCTCTGCTGCCCATACAAAACTACAAGAACCCAACTTTCCAGACAGGCACTGGTTATCAAGCCACGCTGGGATTAGTAGTCCCTCAGGCTGAGTATTGTATTGGAGACTCACAGCAGCGCATCACCggtgacacacacacatcatAGAAGAAAGCGTAGAACGAATAAGAAATCACATGTGCCAGGGACTGACCCGAGAATGACAGCCGACCCGGTCCCGTGGTGATGACGTCACGGCCTCCACAGAAGCACGCTGGGATGTGTAGTTTGTACGTTACGGGTGTAATGTACTAGGTCTGTAGCAAATATAATCACACTGGAGACAGCAGCCCCGGTCCCATGGTGATGACGTCACGGTCTCCACAGAGGCACGCTGGGATGTATAGTTTGTACGGTACTAGGTCTGTAGCAAACATAATCACACTGGAGACAGCCGACCCGGTCCCATGGTGATGACGTCACGGTCTCGATAATGGCATGCTGGGATGTGTAGTGTGAGCAGTATGGGACCGGGTGTAATAATGTAGGTCAGGTGACCGACCCGGGGTACGAAGCGGCCTACATACCAGAGCTGTCAGCCAGCAGCAGGATACAATGACTACACTGTGTCAGGAGGTGATACCTGTCTTTACAAACAGGGTGACCTGTGGGAGCTGTGTGTTTTAGGGTTGTATGAGACCCCCTCCCATGAGACTGCAGTGGAACGCATCAGTGACATAACTAGCATGTGATACCACCTCAAAGATACTAAAATAATACCGCCACATTGTGCTTATATAGCATTTTAGTAAGGATACTTTctcactagtgtttttcttttccgtcctAATGGCTCATTACCGGAAAAgaacagttttatccccatgcattctgaatggagagcaatccgttcaggatgcatcaggacgtcttcagttcagtctttttgacttttcaggactgagataataccgcagcatgctgcggttttatctccgtccaaaattccagaacatttgccagaatgccggatacggcattaatttatattgaaatgtattagtgccgaatccggcataaaaaatactgcaatgccggatccgaaaaaaatgtgaataaaataaatgtcagatctgtttttccggatgacagacggatccgttcttgcaatgcatttatgagaaggatccgtctacaaatgctgtctatttgcatgcagattgcctgatccggcaggcagttccggcaacggaagtgcTTGCTGGATTActgtgccgcaagtgtgaaagtagcctaaggccggtCTCCCAAATCCATAGTATCGCTGCGTTTTAGCATGTGAAATACACACATAACTCCCAAGACCCGCGTGGATCCACTGAACCAAACATGGATCACCGTCAGGTTCTCTGGACTGGTACAGTTGTGAGGCAGTAACGTTTAATGTTAAAAGAAATGTAGAAAATACCGCTTCAGTTACCTGACATCCGTGATGGTGTCATGTATTAATGAAGAAAACACAGCAGGtgcacagtgcgctctccttcaatTCAGGGGGCCTGTTCTGGAGCTAGgaatgggtcccagaggtaggacttaCACCTATCTAATATTTGTGGCATATCCTGccgatataccataaatgttgagatgggacaaccccttatgaggttaaagggggttgtctggaatttacaaaaaataccaaatatcaAAATAAAATCCTGTGTTCTTGTTTAGCCCAAGGGTGCCCCTTTAAAGACGTTGGTCTATCTCACACATTGtagtatatcgctaggatatgccaccaatgtctgatagatgtgggtcccacctctgggacctgtacctatctctagaacggagtcagcaaagtgaaggagagtagaCCACGCAAGAAAGaaaatagaaattaatgggaagtGCAACATGCAAGTGTGACTACCGctctgttcacttctatgggaccgatGGAAGTAACTAAGCCAgtactcagctatttttggcaatcagaaattaatggagggtggctaAGCATGTGCtgtctgctctccttcactttgcaggctccattctaGAATTGTGAGTCGAGTTGAGACCCGCAgctattagacattggtggcatattctagcaatatgcacTAATGTGTGAGATGGACCAACCTCTTTAAGGATTTCGTACTTTAGGGCTTCTCACCTTTCCTTGTTTTTCCACCTCTGCCTTACAAAAACTTTTTTACCTTTACGTTGTTGTAGGGCTGCCTTCTACTGGGTttgttgtatttttaatggcaccatgttATGGTACTGTTGAAAACGTCAGCTTTGAGTTGCTGCTGTGATGTTAAACCCATACGGTGGTCTGGACCCACCTCCTGCTCTCATCTTCTGATCTCATCCCTCCTTTGGCCTGTTTGCTGGTAAGGCCTCTCCTCTCTTCCAGTAGCATGTATCCATTGATACAAAGGGGATATAAAGGGCTAGTGAGCGCACTATACGTAGTGCACTACTCGTTTAAAAAGATGGGGGGGTCTgaacagacgcgtttcggggttggagtatccccttcttcagtggccacATATAGGACCAAGACCGGTGCCGAACGTCTGCTGAAGATCCGTGTGGAAAGCAGCATTACATCGggtccgaagccaaaccggcAGACTCACGTGCGCTGATCTACCACGCGGCAAACCAAACCCTGTGGGGTGAAAGGAAAACTCCATAGAACACTGCAGGACGTTCGGGGTCGTACCAAGTGGGTAAGACCGTTCCGACACTGAGGTCGGTGTGCCCAAGCCTATTATACAGTTAtattagcgggacgccgctgagatCTACatgcagcgggacgccgctgtatatTAGTTTGTTTCAGTATTTGAACAGCTTCATTGTGTGCGCTATAAAGGAGGTACAAAGTTGCCCATTAGCGATACGAACTTACAGCTATCTTGCATTCGGATTTGTTGCTGAACTAGTGCTGTTGACTTCCATTAACTGTGGTCGATTACTTCTGCTACTTTGATCGAGCTACCCAAGTTCATCTGCGCTGCTGCGCATTTTTACCTAACATTTGGAATAATAAATAGTGCAATTTTATTAATGAACTAGTATATTCGCTGCTATTTAGGACTATAGGTGATTTTAATTGATTGTACcatcatatttatttattatttattttacagatATTGGTGTATGACTGTTTTAACAAATAAATGTATGGCTTAATATcttgaggtgtgcccagtcttccaTATATTGCTATTATATTTCCTTGAGTAGTGGGGTGTTACTACTCGACTGCGGGCACCCCGTTTTGGTGGTCTCACAAACCTGTGCGTCTGACTACCTTTGACTAAAAAACTATATAAACTtggttatgttttactacttgaATCAAGGAGACGGTCTTATCGGCTATCTGAGTATGTACACCCATAGagaaaagctgtcaatcactgatagaccACCTCCTTGACTACAAGccaaatgagcaggaatt
This portion of the Bufo gargarizans isolate SCDJY-AF-19 chromosome 1, ASM1485885v1, whole genome shotgun sequence genome encodes:
- the COQ2 gene encoding 4-hydroxybenzoate polyprenyltransferase, mitochondrial isoform X1 gives rise to the protein MALTLKMLRSCLPASEAVYRACTHNMSSSMTHFHKNDYNEKTFLGSKWHYTNHVPSLLSKCVCPIVCQSAHLRTSPSMWTRPRFSAAGVVEAMPKNVQPYLRLMRLDKPIGTWLLYLPCTWSIALAAQPGGLPDFYMLALFGTGAVLMRGAGCTINDMWDQDFDKKVTRTANRPLAAGDITQFQSLLFLGGQLSLALGVLLCLNNYRYSTTLSMGCVCIALGAASLTLVLTYPLMKRITYWPQLVLGLTFNWGALLGWSAIKGSCDWSVCLPLYASGVMWTLIYDTIYAHQDKADDTLVGVKSTALRFNEKTKPWLSGFSVAMLAGLTATGLSCDQTVPYYAAVALIGGHLVYQIYTLDINNAEDCWKKFTSNRTVGFLLFLGIVLGNLWKSQETNKVKDISCHNS
- the COQ2 gene encoding 4-hydroxybenzoate polyprenyltransferase, mitochondrial isoform X2, with the translated sequence MALTLKMLRSCLPASEAVYRACTHNMSSSMTHFHKNDYNEKTFLGSKWHYTNHVPSLLSKCVCPIVCQSAHLRTSPSMWTRPRFSAAGVVEAMPKNVQPYLRLMRLDKPIGTWLLYLPCTWSIALAAQPGGLPDFYMLALFGTGAVLMRGAGCTINDMWDQDFDKKVTRTANRPLAAGDITQFQSLLFLGGQLSLALGVLLCLNNYSIALGAASLTLVLTYPLMKRITYWPQLVLGLTFNWGALLGWSAIKGSCDWSVCLPLYASGVMWTLIYDTIYAHQDKADDTLVGVKSTALRFNEKTKPWLSGFSVAMLAGLTATGLSCDQTVPYYAAVALIGGHLVYQIYTLDINNAEDCWKKFTSNRTVGFLLFLGIVLGNLWKSQETNKVKDISCHNS